The Pigmentiphaga aceris DNA segment GAACTACAACGACGATGAGGCCGCGCCCGCAGCCCCGGCCGCCCCCGTCGCGCCGCAAGTTGGCGCACCGCGCTGACACAAATTCACATTGATCCTCAGACCCGACTGAACTGACACGTTACAGTCGGGGTCTGATAGAAAAATCCTGAAGGTTTGCGTCCATGAAATATTCTGACTATCGCGCGGCAGCCGCTCCGGCTGCCAAGCGTCCTGCCGCCCGCGGCTGGATGTTCCTGTTCACCTTGATGGCTGGTCTGGCAATTTCGCTGTCAGCCATGCAGGCTCACGCTCAGCAAGCCCCCGATGCGCTGGTCAAGCAGACCGTCGACGGCCTGCTGACCGCGATCAAGGCCGATGCCGACATCCAGAACGGCAATGCGCCCAAGCTCTTGCAGCTGGTCGACAAGCAGATTCTGCCGAACGTCAATTTCGAGAAGACCACGCAATTGGCGGCCGGCCGTCACTGGCGTGATGCCACGGCCGAACAGAAGCAAGCGCTGATCAAGGAATTCCGCGCAACGCTGGTTCGTACGTACAGCGGTGCCGTCTCGGCCGTTCGTCCGCAGACCACCGTGACGATGCTGCCCTTCCGTGCCCAGCCGGCTGACACCGACGTGGTGGTTCGTACCACCATCAATCAGCCCAACGGCGAGCCGATCCAGGTTGATTACCGTCTGGAGAAGATGCAGAACAACGCCTGGAAGATTTACGACGTGAACGTGTTGGGTGTCTGGTTGATCCAGAATTACCGTAACCAGTTCTCGCAGGAAATCTCGCAAAAGGGCTTCGACGGTCTGATCAAGACGCTGGCCGATCGCAATCGCCAGTCGGGTCTGTAATCAGAACCTTCAGGCCAGCAGTCTTAGGTCGAAAGTCTTAAGCCTGATAGTCTGAATCGACGCCGGCCCTGCGCTGGCGTCGCAGGCGGCCCACGCTGCCACCCCTCATTCCCGGCCCGATCTACCTTTCACAAGGTAGATCGGGCCGCGGCGCTTATAATCGTCAATCCTCCGCTCCCCCACCGATTCGTCGTTCCGCCTTTTTGTTGCGGTCAGGCGTCGGCCCCCCATGCAAGCTGCTGTCTGTATCGAGCACGTCTCCAAGGTCTATACCTCGCGTCCGTCCCTGTGGTCGCGGCTGAGACAAAGTACCCCGGCTCCCGGTTTTCAGGCTCTCGATGATGTCAGCCTGACCATCCAGCCCGGCGAATTCTTCGGTCTGCTCGGGCCAAACGGGGCGGGAAAGACCTCGCTTATCTCTATTCTTGCCGGCCTGGCGCGTCCGACGGCCGGGCGTGTGCGCATCTGCGGTCACGACGTGGTCGACGGTTTTCGCGACGCCCGCCGCGCCCTGGGCGTGGTGCCACAGGAACTGGTGTTCGATCCGTTCTTCACGGTGCGTGAAACGCTGCGTATCCAGTCTGGTTACTTCGGCCTGCACAAGAACGACGATTGGATCGACGAAATCCTGGTGAACCTGGACTTGCAGGACAAGGCCAACGTGAACACCCGCGCCTTGTCGGGCGGCATGAAGCGTCGTGTGCTGGTGGCGCAGGCGCTGGTGCATCGCCCGCCGGTCATCGTGCTGGACGAGCCCACGGCGGGCGTCGACGTCGATCTGCGCCGTACTTTGTGGCAATTCATTTCGCGTCTGAACAAGCAAGGTCACACGATCTTGCTGACCACGCACTATCTGGAAGAAGCCGAAGCCCTGTGCGGGCGTATTGCGATGCTCAAGCGTGGCAAGATCGTGGCGCTCGACACCACGGCGGCCTTGCTTGCCAATGTAGGCGGTGCGCGCATGACGCTGCGGCTGGCACATGGCTGGCCGGCTGGCCGCAATGCCGCGCTGGATGCCCGAGTGCTGGAACACGACGGTTCGCGTACCAGCTTGCGCCTGGACTCCGTGGACGAGCTTGAAATCCTGCTGGCCCAGGTGCGGGCGGCGGGCGGCATCATTGAAGATATCGAGGTCCAACGTGCCGACCTTGAAGAAGCATTCGTAGGAATCATGAACAACGTCACGCCGTCTGCCGCGCGCTTCCCGGAGTGTGCGTAATGGCTACTTCTTCCAACCCGACTTCAAGCAAACCCACTTCCCTGCAATCGGCCGATGCCGGTTCCGCACCCATGATCGCCAGCCCGAACGCGGGCGGCTCGGGTTTCCGCACGCTGTTCTACAAGGAAATGCTGCGCTTCTGGAAGGTGGGTTTCCAGACGGTGACTGCACCGGTCATCACGGCCTTGCTGTACCTGCTGATCTTCGCGCACGTGCTGGAAGGCCGTGTCACCGTCTACGGTGAAATCGGCTACACCGCCTTCCTGGTGCCCGGGCTGGTGATGATGAGCCTGTTGCAGAACGCGTTCTCCAATGCCTCGTCTTCGCTGATCCAGAGCCGCATCACCGGCAATCTGGTGTTCATGCTGCTGCCGCCGATCACCCACTGGCAGATGTTCAGCGCCTATGTGCTGGCGTCCGTGGCACGTGGCCTGGCGGTGGGGCTGGGCGTGTTCCTGGTGACGCTGTTCTTTGTGCGCATCAACATCCAGGCACCGCTGTGGATCATCGTGTTTGCGGTGCTGGGCAGTGCCTTGTTGGGCACGCTGGGCCTGATCGCCGGCATCTGGGCTGAAAAGTTCGATCAGCTGGCCGCATTCCAGAACTTCCTGATCATGCCGGCAACCTTCCTGTCCGGTGTGTTCTACTCCATTCATTCCCTGCCGACGTTCTGGCAGCAGGTCTCGCACTGGAACCCGTTCTTCTACACGATCGACGGTTTCCGCTACGGTTTCTTCGGTACCGCAGACGTTTCTCCCTGGCACAGCCTCGCGGTGGTGCTGGGCAGCTTCCTGCTGCTGGCAGTGATCGCGCTGCGTCTGCTCGCCTCCGGCTACAAGCTTCGTCACTGAACTCCTGTCACTGACTTTCTCGTCACTGCAACTGCTGTCACTGAAACTGCCATGAGCACGCCATATCCCACGCCTGACCAGGTCAGGCAATACATCGCCGACGGCCTGTCCTGTGAACACCTCGACGTCGACGGCGATGGCCAGCATTTCCAGGCCACCATCGTCAGCAGCGCCTTCGAAGGCAAGCGCCTGATCCAGCGCCATCAACTGGTCTACGCCGCGCTGGGTGACCGCATGCGCGCTGAAATCCATGCGCTGTCGATGCGCACCCTGACCCCGGCCGAGTTCCAGGCGAAAGCCTGATGGCAACCGGCTTGCGCGCTTTGGCCGGCCCGGTCAACGTCGGCCTTGCGGTCGATGACATGACCTCGGTGAAGCGCATTTCTCTTCTTGATCGTGGGTACGAACGCACGAATGCCCCGCGCTTGCAGGCAGGCGCAGGCATCTGCCGTGTTACCCAGACCGGAGCCCCGGCATGAGCAGTCCCCTGAATAGCGCCGTCAGCGGCGCACCGATCACGCTGGCCCTGTCCAAGGGCCGGATCTTCGACGAAACCCTGCCGCTGCTCGACGCAGCCGGCATCACGGTGACCGAAAGCCCGGAAACCTCGCGCAAGCTGATTCTGCCGACCAGCGATCCTGGCCTGCGCATCATCATTGTTCGCGCGTCCGACGTCCCCACCTATGTTCAGTACGGCGCGGCCGATCTGGGCGTGGCCGGCAAAGACGTGCTGGACGAACACGTGATCGAGCACCCTGGTGGCCTGTATCAGCCGATCGACCTGAACATCGGCAAGTGCCGCCTGTGCGTGGCTGCGCCGGTGGGCTTCGATTACGAAAACGCCGTGCGCCGTGGCGCGCGCCTGCGCATCGCCACCAAGTACGTGGAAGCAGCACGCCAGCACTTTGCCGCCAAGGGCGTGCACGTGGACTTGATCAAGCTGTATGGCTCGATGGAGCTGGCACCGCTGGTCGGACTGGCCGATGCGATTGTCGATCTGGTGTCGACAGGCGGTACCCTGCGTGCGAATAATCTGACGGTGGTCGAAGACATCGTGGATATCTCCTCGCGCCTGGTGGTCAATCAGGCGGCGCTCAAGACGCGGCGACACCAATTGCAGCCTTTGCTCGACGCGTTTTCGCGCGCCAGCCAGGCCAGCGCCTGAGTGTGCGCCCCAGCCTGAACTTGAGTCTGAACTTGAGGCTAAATATCCGGGCGCAGCCCAGTGGCTGCGCCGCCTGCACCCCATTTCGTCAAGGCCGATCATGTCTCTGATCAATCGACTGGACACCCGCAGTCCTGAATTCCGGGCGCAATTGACCGCATTGCTGGCCTTCGAAGCCGGCGAAGACGCCGCCATCGAGCGTACCGTTGCCGACATCCTGACCGACGTGCGCACCCGCGGTGACGCCGCCGTGCTGGAATACACGCGCCGTTTCGACCGTCACCAGCCCGCCGACATCACCGCGCTGGAAATTCCGCGCAGCGAATGGCTGGCGGCACTGGATGCCTTGCCCGCCGCCCAGCGCGACGCGCTGGAAGCCGCCGCCGCGCGCATCCGCAGCTATCACGAACACCAGCGCGCCGAGACCTGGACCTACACCGAGGCCGACGGCACGGTGCTGGGCCAGAAGGTCACGCCGCTGGACCGCGTGGGCCTGTATGTGCCCGGTGGCAAGGCTGCTTATCCGTCGTCGCTGCTGATGAACGCGATCCCGGCCAAGGTGGCGGGTGTGCAGGAAATCGTCATGGTCACGCCCACGCCCGATGGCACGCGTAACCAGATGGTGTTGGCTGCTGCCGCCATTGCGGGCGTCGACCGTGCCATCGCTATTGGCGGCGCACAAGGCGTGGCGGCACTGGCCTACGGCACCGCCACTATCCCGGCCGTCGATAAGATCGTCGGCCCCGGCAATGCGTTTGTGGCGGCCGCCAAGCGCCGCGTGTACGGCACGGTCGGCATCGACATGATCGCCGGCCCCAGCGAAATCCTGGTGATCTGTGACGGCCACACGCCGGCCGACTGGATCGCCATGGACTTGTTCTCGCAGGCCGAGCACGACGAATTGGCCCAAGCCATTCTGCTGTGCCCGGACGCCGACTACCTGGCCGAGGTCGAGTCCTCGATTGCACGTCTGCTGCCGACCATGCCGCGCGCCGACATCATCCGTACCAGCCTGGCCAATCGCGGCGCGCTGATTCAGGTGCGTGACCTGGATGAAGCTTGCGAGATCGCCAACAACATCGCGGCCGAGCACCTGGAAATTTCCACCCGCGAACCCGAGCGCTGGGCTGACAAGATCCGCCATGCCGGCGCGATTTTCATGGGTCGCTACAGCTCGGAATCGCTGGGCGACTACTGTGCAGGCCCGAATCACGTGCTGCCGACTTCGCGCACCGCACGGTTCTCGTCGCCGCTGGGCGTCTATGATTTCCAGAAGCGTTCCAGCCTGATCCAGGTGTCCGCCCAGGGTGCCCAGACGCTGGGCAAACTGGCTGCCGAACTGGCTTACGGCGAGGGCCTGGCTGCCCATGCTCGCAGCGCCGAATACCGGCTCGATACCGGTGCTGACGCCACCACCACCGATTCCACCGCTGTTTCTACCGACACTTCCCGGACCTGACGATGCGTACTGCCGAGATCACCCGCAATACCAACGAGACCAAGATCCGCGTCGCGATCAATCTCGATGGCACCGGCCGCCAGACCCTGGCCACCGGTGTGCCTTTCCTCGACCACATGCTTGACCAGATCGCCCGTCACGGCATGATCGACCTCGACATCCATGCGGACGGCGATCTCCACATCGACTCGCACCACACGGTGGAAGATGTCGGCATCACGCTGGGCATGGCGTTTGCCAAAGCGGTTGGCGACAAGGCCGGTCTGCGTCGTTACGGCCACGCCTATGTGCCGCTGGACGAAGCGCTGTCGCGCGTCGTGGTCGATTTCTCGGGCCGTCCGGGTCTGGAATTCCACGTGCCCTTCACTCGCGCCATGATCGGCCAGTTCGACGTCGATCTGACGCAGGAATTCTTCCGTGGCTTCGTGAATCACGCGCAGGTCACCCTGCACATCGATAACCTGCGCGGCGTGAATGCCCACCACCAGTGCGAAACCGTGTTCAAGGCCTTCGGCCGCGCGCTTCGCATGGCGGTGGAAGTCGATCCGCGTGCCGGCAACACCATTCCCTCGACCAAGGGAGTTCTGTAATGACCGTTGTTGCCATCGTCGATTACGGCATGGGCAATCTGCGCTCGGTGGCGCGTGCCATCGAGCACGTGGCGCCGGAAGCGCGTGTACAGATCACGGGCAACGTGGCCGACTTGGCCGCCGCCGATCGAATCGTGTTCCCGGGGCAGGGTGCCATGCGCGACTGCATGCGCCACCTGGACGAATCCGGACTGCGCGAAGCGGTCATGACGGCTGCGCGCAACAAGCCCTTGCTGGGCGTGTGCGTCGGGGAACAGATGCTGTTTGATCGCAGTGAAGAAGGCCCGACCGATGGTCTGGGTATTTTCCCCGGTGAAGTGCGCCGTTTCGCTGGCGAATCCTTCGAAGGCACCGAGCGCCTGAAAGTCCCGCAGATGGGATGGAACCGCGTGCGTCAGACGCAGTCCCACCCCTTGTGGGCCGGCGTGCCGGACAATGCCTACTTCTATTTCGTGCACAGTTATTACGCCGCACCGACCGATCCGGCCCTGACCGCCGGAGAAACCGATTACGGCCTTGCCTTTACCTGCGCGGTAGCCAGGGATAACATCTTCGCGACCCAGTTCCATCCTGAGAAGAGTGCCGCACTGGGTCTTCAGATCTACCGCAACTTCGTGCACTGGAACCCCTGACCGGTTTTCGGCCAGGGTCCCCAACCGTTTTCACTGATTCACCATGCTCCTCATTCCCGCGATTGATCTCAAGGACGGCCGCTGCGTGCGTTTGCGCCAGGGCGATCTCGACGACGCTACCGTTTTCTCGGAAGACCCCGCTGCCATGGCAGAACTGTGGCTGTCGCGCGGTGCGCGCCGGCTTCATCTGGTCGATCTGAATGGTGCGGTTGCAGGCAAGCCGCTGAACCAGGCCTCGATCAAGGCCATCGTGGCCGCGGTCGGCGACGACATCCCGGTGCAGATCGGCGGCGGTATCCGTGACCTGGACACCATCGAGCGTTATCTGGACGGCGGTATCTCCTACGTCATCATCGGCACCGCTGCAGTGAAGAACCCCGGTTTCCTGCATGACGCCTGCAGCGCCTTCCCCGGCCAGATCATCGTCGGCCTGGACGCCAAGGACGGCAAGGTTGCTACTGACGGCTGGAGCAAGCTCACCGGCCACGACGTGGTCGACCTGGGCAAGAAGTTCGAAGACTACGGCTGCAACGAGATCATCTACACCGACATCGGCCGTGACGGCATGCTCTCGGGCGTGAACATCGAAGCCACGGTTCGCCTGGCCCAGCACGTGCGTATCCCCGTGATCGCCTCGGGCGGCATTGCCGACCTGCGCGACATCGACAACCTGTGCGCCGTCGAAGACGAAGGCGTGTCGGGCGCGATTCTGGGCCGCAGCATCTACGAAGGCACGCTGGACTTCGTCGCCGCACAAGCGCGCGCCGACGAACTGAGGCCCGCATGACGGCTGTGGCAGACACGTCGGCCGCCAAGGCCGGCAATCGCGGCGGCCTGACCCGCCGCATCATCCCCTGCCTGGATGTGACCGCAGGCCGGGTGGTGAAGGGCGTCAACTTCGTCAACCTGATGGACGCAGGCGACCCGGTCGAAGTCGCTCGTCGTTACGACGCGCAAGGTGCCGATGAACTCACCTTCCTCGACATCACCGCCACCAGCGACCAGCGCGACATCATCCTGTCGGTGATCGAACAGGTGGCTTCGCAGGTCTTCATTCCGCTGACCGTGGGCGGTGGTGTGCGTCAGCTGGCAGACGTTCGTCGCCTGCTGAATGCCGGTGCCGACAAGATTTCAGTCAACACGTCTGCGGTGAACAACCCGGACCTGGTCGGCGAAATTTCGGGCTACTTCGGTTCGCAGTGCCTGGTCGTCGCCATCGACGCCAAGCGCGTGTCTGCCGATGGCGAAACCCCGCGCTGGGAAGTGTTCACGCACGGTGGCCGTAACCGCACCGGGCTGGATGCCATCGAATGGGCAGCCCGCATGGCCTCGCTCGGCGCAGGCGAAATCCTGCTGACCAGCATGGACCGCGACGGCACCAAGTCGGGCTTCGACCTGGCGCTGACGCGTGGCGTGTCCCAAGCCGTGCCGATTCCGGTGATCGCGTCCGGTGGCGTGGGTTCGCTCGACGATCTGGCCAATGGCGTGATCGACGGTCGTGCCGACGCCGTGCTGGCCGCCAGCATCTTCCACTACGGCCAACATACCGTGCAGGAAGCCAAGCGCCACATGGCGGCACGCGGCATTGCCGTGCGCCTGGACGACTGATGGATACCACCAGCAGCGCCGATACCGGCGAGTGGCTCGACAGCATTCTGTATGACGAGAATGGCTTGGTGCCCGCCATCGCCCAGGAAGTCCTGACCAACAAGGTGGTGATGTTCGCGTTCATGAATCGCGAATCGCTGGCCGAAACGCTGGCCACCGGCAACGCCACTTACTGGTCGCGTTCGCGCAAGCGCCTGTGGCGCAAGGGCGAAGAGTCGGGTCACGTGCAGAAAGTGCGCGAAGTCCGGCTCGATTGCGACGGTGACGTGGTCTTGCTGCGCATCGAACAGATTGGCGGCATTGCCTGTCATACGGGGCGCGAGCGCTGCTTCTACCGGAAGCTGCAGACCGTCGACGGCCAGACCACCTGGGTCACCACCGACCCGGTCCTCAAAGACCCCGAACACATCTACAAATGAGCCAATCCCCGCTTGACCTGGGCACCGTGCTGGCACGGGTTGCCGATACGCTTGAGTCGCGTCGTGGTGCCGATCCCAGCACGTCCTACGTGGCGAAGCTGCTGGCCAAGGCACCCGATTCGATCCTGAAGAAGATCGGTGAAGAAGCCACTGAAACGGTCATGGCCGCCAAAGACGGCGAGACCGACAAAATCGTGTCGGAAACCGCCGACCTGTGGTTTCACTGTCTCGTCATGCTGACCCATTATGGTCTGCGTCCCGAACAGGTTCTGGAAGAATTGGCACGCCGCGAAGGTTTGTCGGGCCTGACTGAAAAAGCTGCGCGCGGTCCTGATGGAGCGCGTGCTCAACCGGCACAAGGAGTGTGATGAGTCACGCGGATTGCATTTTCTGCAAGATCATCGAGGGCAAGATTCCCTCGAAGAAAGTCCATGAAGACGAGGAGTTCCTGGCCTTTCACGACATCAACCCCGCCGCCCCGGTGCATTTTCTGGTGATCCCCAAGCGTCACATCGAATCGATGCAGACGCTTGCGCCCGAGGATGGACCGCTGTTGGGTAGAATGATGTCGCTGATTCCGCGCCTGGCGTCGGAGCAGGGATGTCGCCCGGGGCCGGAAGGTGGCTTCCGGCTTATTGCCAATAGCGGCAAAGAAGGCGGCCAGGAAGTCGGACACCTGCATTTCCATGTGCTGGGCGGTCCGCGTCCCTGGAAGATCTGAACCAACATTTGCCGTCGGCGCAGCCGGCGGGACACACGTTTATCGCCGCAAGGCACGGAGTTTGAAATGGGTAGCTTCAGCATCTGGCACTGGCTCATCGTCCTTCTGGTCGTGGTCCTGATTTTCGGCACCAAGAAACTGAAGAATCTGGGTTCCGACCTGGGGGGCGCGGTCAAGGGCTTCAAGGACGGCGTGAAAGAAGGCGGCGATTCGGTTTCGCCCGCAGGTTCGACGGTCGACTCCAAGCGTGTCGCTGGCGAGACCATTGACGTCGAGGCCAAGGAAAAGACCCCGCGTTGATCGGGTTGGCGTGCCCGCATACGCGCGGCGCGCCTGCCTTTTGCCCGCCTGGGCACGATTCAGGTGTTTTTTCCGTTCTAGTCTTTATCGGCGCGCTGCATGTTTGATGTCGGATTTTCCGAGCTGATGGTGGTTGGTGTCGTGGCCCTGGTGGTCATCGGCCCTGAACGCCTGCCCAAAGTGGCGAAAACAGTGGGCCACCTGCTCGGCCGTGCGCAGCGTTACGTCAGCGACGTGAAGGGCGACATTCAGCGCGAATTCGAGCTGGATGAGTTGCGCAAGATGCGCACCGAGATGGAAGCCACCGCGCGTTCCTTCGAAACCAGCGTGGCGACCGGGGTCAATGATTTCCAGTCCAAGGTCGAAGACACGGCTCGCTCCATCGAGTCCTCGGTCAACGATCTGGGCAAGGATGGCACGGTCACGACCGATGCCAGTTCGATTGGTGAAGTGGTGCCGCGCCCCGAGCTGCATGAGCCGGCACCCACCATCCATTCGCCTGCAAGCGTATCTGCATCGCACGCATCGCCTGCCTCGCACAGCCTGCCACCCGTCGTCCCCGGCACTTCGCATGCCTTGCCCGCGCGCGCCAGTGCGGCCGACGTCATGGCACGCGCGCTGCGCGACCGCACTGCAATCGGCCCGGATCGCTTGTCCTGAGTTTGTCCTACGTTCGTCCTGATACCTACATCCCGATCCGTTTTTTCGATCTCGCCTTTTTCGATCTCGCTTCGCAACCCCTGACCCCTGGACGGCCGTGAGCCAAGAAGATAGTTTCATTTCGCATCTGGTCGAACTCCGGTCCCGCTTGATCAAAGCCGTGGGCGCGGTGGTTGCCGTATTCATCGTGCTCTTCATCTGGCCGGGCGCATCGTTCATCTACGACTTGCTGGCTGCCCCGATGCTGGCCACCTTGCCGCCAGGCACCCGCATGATCGCCACCGGGGTGATCACGCCGTTCATGGTGCCGGTCAAGGTGACCATGCTGGCCGCTTTCGTGATCTCACTGCCTGTGGTGCTGTATCAGGCCTGGGCCTTTGTGGCCCCCGGCCTGTATCTGCATGAAAAGCGCCTGGCGATGCCGCTGATCATCTCCAGCACGCTGCTGTTCATCGCAGGCATGGGCTTTTGCTACTTCTTCGTATTCAAGACGGTTTTCCACTTCATTTCTGAATTCGCGCCACAGTCGATCACGCCGGCACCGGACATCGAGGCCTATCTGGGCTTCGTAATGACCATGTTCCTGGCGTTCGGCATCACTTTCGAGGTGCCGGTGGCCGTGGTGTTGCTGCTGAAAACCGGTCTGGTGACGCTGGAAAAACTGCGCGCTGCGCGGGGCTACGTCATCGTGGGTGCCTTCATCATTGCCGCGGTCGTTACCCCGCCCGACATCGTCAGCCAGTTCATGCTGGCCGTGCCGCTGGTGCTGCTGTACGAGCTGGGTCTGTTGATCGGCCGCTTCATCGAGCCGCGAGACAGGGAAAGCGACAGTACCGACATCTCGAAAGAAGGCTGATAAGTCTGATATCGTCGCCCACCGCAGCGCCTGATCGATGACAGGCGCTGCCAGTACGTACTACGCACACGACACAAACCCGATCAGCACACGATAAAAGCGCGACAAGACGCGCGCGCCTCAACAGGAGAGCCTCATGTACCACCTACCCAAGCTGGCCGTCGGGCTTGCGCTCGTCGCCACCGCCTTTGCCGCACACGCTGACATCAAGGTCGGCGTGGTCCTGTCGGCAACCGGCCCGGCCGCGTCGCTCGGCATCCCCGAGAAGAATGTATTCGCGCTGCTGCCCACCACCATCGGTGGCGAGAAAGTCGAATACATCATTCTCGACGACGCGACCGACACCACCACGGCCGTCAAGAACATCCGCAAGCTGACCAGCGAAGACAAGGTTGACGTGGTGATCGGTTCGACCGTCACGCCCAGCTCGCTGGCCATGACCGACGTGGCTGCCGAAACCGGCACGCCGCTGATCTCGATGGCTGCATCGGCTGTCATCGTGCAGCCCGCCGAAGGCAACAAGCGCTGGGCCTTCAAGACCCCGCAAAATGATGCGCAGATGGCCAGCGCGATTGTCGAACACATGAAGGCCGGCGGCGTGAAGACCGTTGGTTTCATCGGC contains these protein-coding regions:
- a CDS encoding ABC transporter permease, whose amino-acid sequence is MIASPNAGGSGFRTLFYKEMLRFWKVGFQTVTAPVITALLYLLIFAHVLEGRVTVYGEIGYTAFLVPGLVMMSLLQNAFSNASSSLIQSRITGNLVFMLLPPITHWQMFSAYVLASVARGLAVGLGVFLVTLFFVRINIQAPLWIIVFAVLGSALLGTLGLIAGIWAEKFDQLAAFQNFLIMPATFLSGVFYSIHSLPTFWQQVSHWNPFFYTIDGFRYGFFGTADVSPWHSLAVVLGSFLLLAVIALRLLASGYKLRH
- a CDS encoding ABC transporter ATP-binding protein yields the protein MQAAVCIEHVSKVYTSRPSLWSRLRQSTPAPGFQALDDVSLTIQPGEFFGLLGPNGAGKTSLISILAGLARPTAGRVRICGHDVVDGFRDARRALGVVPQELVFDPFFTVRETLRIQSGYFGLHKNDDWIDEILVNLDLQDKANVNTRALSGGMKRRVLVAQALVHRPPVIVLDEPTAGVDVDLRRTLWQFISRLNKQGHTILLTTHYLEEAEALCGRIAMLKRGKIVALDTTAALLANVGGARMTLRLAHGWPAGRNAALDARVLEHDGSRTSLRLDSVDELEILLAQVRAAGGIIEDIEVQRADLEEAFVGIMNNVTPSAARFPECA
- a CDS encoding MlaC/ttg2D family ABC transporter substrate-binding protein; the protein is MKYSDYRAAAAPAAKRPAARGWMFLFTLMAGLAISLSAMQAHAQQAPDALVKQTVDGLLTAIKADADIQNGNAPKLLQLVDKQILPNVNFEKTTQLAAGRHWRDATAEQKQALIKEFRATLVRTYSGAVSAVRPQTTVTMLPFRAQPADTDVVVRTTINQPNGEPIQVDYRLEKMQNNAWKIYDVNVLGVWLIQNYRNQFSQEISQKGFDGLIKTLADRNRQSGL
- the hisA gene encoding 1-(5-phosphoribosyl)-5-[(5-phosphoribosylamino)methylideneamino]imidazole-4-carboxamide isomerase, whose protein sequence is MLLIPAIDLKDGRCVRLRQGDLDDATVFSEDPAAMAELWLSRGARRLHLVDLNGAVAGKPLNQASIKAIVAAVGDDIPVQIGGGIRDLDTIERYLDGGISYVIIGTAAVKNPGFLHDACSAFPGQIIVGLDAKDGKVATDGWSKLTGHDVVDLGKKFEDYGCNEIIYTDIGRDGMLSGVNIEATVRLAQHVRIPVIASGGIADLRDIDNLCAVEDEGVSGAILGRSIYEGTLDFVAAQARADELRPA
- a CDS encoding phosphoribosyl-ATP diphosphatase; protein product: MSQSPLDLGTVLARVADTLESRRGADPSTSYVAKLLAKAPDSILKKIGEEATETVMAAKDGETDKIVSETADLWFHCLVMLTHYGLRPEQVLEELARREGLSGLTEKAARGPDGARAQPAQGV
- the hisB gene encoding imidazoleglycerol-phosphate dehydratase HisB, with the translated sequence MRTAEITRNTNETKIRVAINLDGTGRQTLATGVPFLDHMLDQIARHGMIDLDIHADGDLHIDSHHTVEDVGITLGMAFAKAVGDKAGLRRYGHAYVPLDEALSRVVVDFSGRPGLEFHVPFTRAMIGQFDVDLTQEFFRGFVNHAQVTLHIDNLRGVNAHHQCETVFKAFGRALRMAVEVDPRAGNTIPSTKGVL
- the hisG gene encoding ATP phosphoribosyltransferase, with translation MSSPLNSAVSGAPITLALSKGRIFDETLPLLDAAGITVTESPETSRKLILPTSDPGLRIIIVRASDVPTYVQYGAADLGVAGKDVLDEHVIEHPGGLYQPIDLNIGKCRLCVAAPVGFDYENAVRRGARLRIATKYVEAARQHFAAKGVHVDLIKLYGSMELAPLVGLADAIVDLVSTGGTLRANNLTVVEDIVDISSRLVVNQAALKTRRHQLQPLLDAFSRASQASA
- the hisF gene encoding imidazole glycerol phosphate synthase subunit HisF, with protein sequence MTAVADTSAAKAGNRGGLTRRIIPCLDVTAGRVVKGVNFVNLMDAGDPVEVARRYDAQGADELTFLDITATSDQRDIILSVIEQVASQVFIPLTVGGGVRQLADVRRLLNAGADKISVNTSAVNNPDLVGEISGYFGSQCLVVAIDAKRVSADGETPRWEVFTHGGRNRTGLDAIEWAARMASLGAGEILLTSMDRDGTKSGFDLALTRGVSQAVPIPVIASGGVGSLDDLANGVIDGRADAVLAASIFHYGQHTVQEAKRHMAARGIAVRLDD
- the hisH gene encoding imidazole glycerol phosphate synthase subunit HisH; the encoded protein is MTVVAIVDYGMGNLRSVARAIEHVAPEARVQITGNVADLAAADRIVFPGQGAMRDCMRHLDESGLREAVMTAARNKPLLGVCVGEQMLFDRSEEGPTDGLGIFPGEVRRFAGESFEGTERLKVPQMGWNRVRQTQSHPLWAGVPDNAYFYFVHSYYAAPTDPALTAGETDYGLAFTCAVARDNIFATQFHPEKSAALGLQIYRNFVHWNP
- a CDS encoding histidine triad nucleotide-binding protein, encoding MSHADCIFCKIIEGKIPSKKVHEDEEFLAFHDINPAAPVHFLVIPKRHIESMQTLAPEDGPLLGRMMSLIPRLASEQGCRPGPEGGFRLIANSGKEGGQEVGHLHFHVLGGPRPWKI
- the tatA gene encoding Sec-independent protein translocase subunit TatA; translation: MGSFSIWHWLIVLLVVVLIFGTKKLKNLGSDLGGAVKGFKDGVKEGGDSVSPAGSTVDSKRVAGETIDVEAKEKTPR
- the hisD gene encoding histidinol dehydrogenase, translating into MSLINRLDTRSPEFRAQLTALLAFEAGEDAAIERTVADILTDVRTRGDAAVLEYTRRFDRHQPADITALEIPRSEWLAALDALPAAQRDALEAAAARIRSYHEHQRAETWTYTEADGTVLGQKVTPLDRVGLYVPGGKAAYPSSLLMNAIPAKVAGVQEIVMVTPTPDGTRNQMVLAAAAIAGVDRAIAIGGAQGVAALAYGTATIPAVDKIVGPGNAFVAAAKRRVYGTVGIDMIAGPSEILVICDGHTPADWIAMDLFSQAEHDELAQAILLCPDADYLAEVESSIARLLPTMPRADIIRTSLANRGALIQVRDLDEACEIANNIAAEHLEISTREPERWADKIRHAGAIFMGRYSSESLGDYCAGPNHVLPTSRTARFSSPLGVYDFQKRSSLIQVSAQGAQTLGKLAAELAYGEGLAAHARSAEYRLDTGADATTTDSTAVSTDTSRT
- the hisI gene encoding phosphoribosyl-AMP cyclohydrolase, producing MDTTSSADTGEWLDSILYDENGLVPAIAQEVLTNKVVMFAFMNRESLAETLATGNATYWSRSRKRLWRKGEESGHVQKVREVRLDCDGDVVLLRIEQIGGIACHTGRERCFYRKLQTVDGQTTWVTTDPVLKDPEHIYK
- a CDS encoding BolA family protein, producing the protein MSTPYPTPDQVRQYIADGLSCEHLDVDGDGQHFQATIVSSAFEGKRLIQRHQLVYAALGDRMRAEIHALSMRTLTPAEFQAKA